One genomic window of Grus americana isolate bGruAme1 chromosome 29, bGruAme1.mat, whole genome shotgun sequence includes the following:
- the ADAM15 gene encoding disintegrin and metalloproteinase domain-containing protein 15: MRLLRLLLAAGLLLAAGTGADGSGAGDSSRQRRAELGRSWHVTPRVLRDGRTLSLAEATQGGFPARLRVLLELEGTRLVLELEQNWELVLGTGALFYYLPNGTRVTQEASEQEHCCYQGTVQGFPGSWASLCACAGLSGHLQLSETRGYGLEPDTGSPSGQHIAYRPREVRLVPRACGQGPPDPPRAEAEETEPPWPQRGKRAVAEQRFVELVMVVDHAAFQNYPNLQRVRTRTLEIANQVDAFFQPLGVRVALLAVEVWSDSDRFAVGGSARAVLERFLRWRQEELLPRLPHDNAQLLTGARFEDVSVGMSAQASMCSPTRSGGVSMDHSVSVLVVASTVAHQLGHNLGMRHDSTRRFCDCSDLRQDRGCIMASPTGLTPGLSFSNCSQRDLERSLRQGQGWCLSNVPEPQRLAGSPRCGNRFLEPGEGCDCGLSVECADPCCNSSTCQLVPGAECATGDACCQDCQLRRAGHPCRDPLGECDLPEFCDGVSPHCPPDAFLQDGQPCAGGRAVCYGGACATYEEQCQQLLGPGAGPVSSSCVASLNAKGDKRGHCGQLPNGSYVACAQRDAGCGMLQCQRSSTRGDKPERSCQGTLLPGDEDVSDAAMVLPGTACGPGKMCLQRRCQDISALGDQQCQSKCHGHGVCNNHGHCHCERGWAPPTCESPGAGGSQDSGPASLERGGSALPTALLLSALLGLALALGLCCARRTRLHKHLCQLSKGTSCQYSAETRVRFLGPEAPDGWSGISQLEPPGSGSQPPPERPRPPQWRRATELQVMRNSKPAALGSARPDPPSRPLPPDPPPKAPPSDRPPPPTRPLPADPVAPGTQPPGPVKPPPPQRPLPLDPPGPSPPRSEDPPYVTVIPSRPAPPPPAGTQREA; encoded by the exons GTGACAGCTCGCGGCAGCGCCGTGCAGAATTGGGACGCTCCTGGCACGTGACCCCGAGGGTCCTACGGGACGGCCGGACACTCAGCCTGGCAGAGGCGACCCAG ggggggttCCCCGCCCGGCTGCGGGtcctgctggagctggaggggacgcggctggtgctggagctggagcaaaACTG GGAGCTGGTGCTGGGCACCGGGGCGCTGTTCTACTACCTGCCCAACGGCACACGCGTGACGCAGGAGGCCAGCGAGCAG gagcacTGCTGCTACCAGGGCACAGTGCAGGGCTTCCCCGGCTCCTGGGCCAGCCTCTGCGCCTGCGCCGGACTCAG TGGCCACCTCCAGCTGTCAGAGACCCGGGGCTACGGGCTGGAGCCAGACACCGGCAGCCCCTCGGGGCAGCACATTGCGTACCGGCCGCGGGAGGTCCGGCTGGTGCCAAGGGCCTGCGGGCAGGGCCCCCCGGATCCTCCCCGGGCGGAGGCAGAGGAGACTGAGCCCCCCTGGCCACAGAGG ggcAAGCGGGCAGTGGCGGAGCAGCGGTTCGTGGAGCTGGTGATGGTGGTGGACCACGCTGCG TTCCAGAATTACCCCAACCTGCAACGCGTCCGCACCCGGACCCTGGAAATCGCCAACCAGGTGGATGCG ttcttCCAGCCGCTGGGAGTGCGGGTGGCCTTGCTGGCAGTGGAGGTCTGGAGCGACAGCGACAGGTTTGCGGTGGGCGGCAGCGCCCGGGCTGTGCTGGAGCGGTTCCTGCGCTGGcgccaggaggagctgctgccccggctgccccaTGACAACGCCCAGCTCCTCAC GGGCGCCCGCTTTGAGGACGTTTCGGTGGGGATGTCAGCTCAAGCCTCCATGTGTTCCCCCACGCGCTCCGGGGGGGTCAGCATG GACCACTCAGTCAGCGTCCTCGTTGTCGCGTCCACCGTGGCCCATCAGCTGGGGCATAACCTGGGCATGCGCCACGACAGCACCAGGCGCTTCTGCGACTGCAGTGATCTCCGGCAGGACCGCGGCTGCATCATGGCATCGCCTACGGG GCTGACGCCTGGTTTGAGCTTCAGCAACTGCAGCCAGCGGGACCTGGAGCGCAGCCTGcggcagggacagggctggtgCCTCTCCAACGTCCCCGAGCCCCAGCGCCTGGCCGGGAGCCCCCGCTGCGGGAACCGCTTCCTGGAGCCAGGCGAGGGCTGCGACTGTGGCCTCAGCGTG GAGTGCGCAGATCCCTGCTGCAACAGCAGCACCTGCCAGCTGGTGCCCGGGGCCGAGTGCGCCACGGGGGATGCCTGCTGCCAGGACTGCCAG CTGCGCCGCGCCGGACACCCGTGCCGGGACCCCCTGGGCGAGTGCGACCTACCCGAGTTCTGCGACGGGGTCTCGCCGCACTGCCCGCCCGATGCCTTCCTGCAGGATGGGCAGCCCTGTGCCGGCGGGCGGGCGGTCTGCTACGGCGGCGCCTGTGCCACCTATGaggagcagtgccagcagctgctggggccaG gtgcCGGCCCCGTCTCCAGCTCCTGCGTGGCCTCCCTGAACGCAAAAGGGGACAAACGCGGGCACTGTGGGCAGCTCCCCAACGGCTCCTATGTTGCCTGCGCCCAGCG GGACGCTGGCTGTGGGATGCTGCAGTGCCAGCGCAGCAGCACCCGGGGGGACAAACCAGAAAGGTCCTGCCAGGGgaccctcctgcctggggacgAGGACGTGAGTGATGCGGCTATGGTGCTACCCGGCACCGCCTGCGGCCCCGGGAAG ATGTGCCTCCAGCGCCGGTGCCAGGACATCTCCGCTCTGGGTGACCAGCAATGCCAGAGCAAGTGCCACGGGCACGGG GTGTGCAACAACCATGGGCACTGCCACTGCGAGCGGGGCTGGGCCCCCCCGACCTGCGAGAGCCCTGGCGCGGGGGGCAGCCAGGACAGTGGCCCCGCCAGCCTGGAGCGAG GGGGGAGCGCCCTGCCCACCGCCCTGCTGCTGAGCgcgctgctggggctggccctgGCGCTGGGGCTCTGCTGCGCCCGCCGCACCAGGCTGCACAAGCACCTCTGCCAGCTCAGCAAGGGGACGTCCTGCCAGTACAG TGCTGAGACCCGGGTCCGATTCCTGGGTCCAGAAGCCCCAGACGGCTGGAGTGG aaTCTCACAGCTGGAGCCTCCCGGGTCGggcagccagcccccccccgaGCGCCCCCGGCCCCCACAGTGGCGTCGGGCCACGGAGCTGCAGGTCATGCGCAACAGCAAG CCGGCTGCcctcggctcggcccggcccgaccCGCCCTCCCGGCCTCTCCCGCCGGACCCTCCTCCCAAG GCCCCCCCCTCGGACAGGCCGCCCCCCCCCACACGCCCGCTGCCCGCGGACCCCGTGGCGCCAGGCACTCAG cccccaggtCCGGTCAAGCCCCCCCCACCTCAGCGGCCGCTGCCCTTGGACCCCCCGGGGCCGTCGCCACCTCGCAGCGAGGACCCCCCCTACGTCACGGTGATTCCCTCCAG gccagctcccccgccgcccgcggGCACCCAGCGGGAGGCCTGA